One Romboutsia sp. 13368 genomic window carries:
- a CDS encoding 3'-5' exonuclease, giving the protein MEYVVFDLEFNQGFDKTLNKTVSNEKCPFEIIQIGAIKLDSHFNIIDTFNSYVKPQLYKSIHPFVGKMTGIKLDDVKNAPTFSQVYKDFKKFVSSKKNTVLCVWGTGDLKELFRNISYYDLPYKTLTKSYINIQHYASIYFNNPAGKSIGLQNAIQILNLEQDKSYHNALNDAYYTAQVFIRIYNPSIVPDVYIYTTVKPSSSKRNTKKQINYDKLFAEFTKILQRDLTKEEKKIIDLAYKMGKTNQFLTESTIYKKR; this is encoded by the coding sequence ATGGAATATGTAGTTTTCGATTTAGAGTTTAACCAAGGATTCGATAAAACTCTTAATAAAACAGTCTCTAATGAAAAATGCCCCTTTGAAATCATTCAAATAGGTGCTATAAAATTAGATTCTCATTTTAATATAATAGATACTTTTAATAGTTATGTAAAACCACAACTATATAAATCTATACATCCTTTTGTTGGTAAAATGACTGGGATAAAACTTGATGATGTAAAGAATGCTCCCACTTTTTCTCAAGTATATAAAGATTTTAAAAAATTTGTTTCATCTAAAAAAAACACTGTACTTTGTGTTTGGGGAACAGGAGATTTAAAGGAATTATTTAGAAATATAAGTTACTATGATTTACCTTATAAGACTTTAACTAAGTCATATATAAATATTCAACATTATGCATCTATATACTTTAATAATCCTGCTGGTAAAAGTATTGGCCTTCAAAATGCTATACAAATACTAAATTTAGAACAAGATAAATCTTATCACAATGCATTAAATGATGCTTACTATACAGCACAAGTATTTATAAGAATTTATAATCCAAGTATAGTCCCTGATGTTTATATATATACTACGGTAAAACCATCTTCATCAAAAAGAAATACTAAAAAGCAAATTAATTATGATAAGCTATTTGCTGAATTTACTAAAATACTTCAACGAGATTTAACTAAAGAAGAAAAAAAAATAATAGACTTAGCATATAAAATGGGTAAAACTAACCAATTTCTAACTGAATCAACAATATATAAAAAAAGATAG
- a CDS encoding glutamine synthetase gives MKNLLYIIEKENHNEKDLKRILKENPQIKFVSLMGVDLGGNATDEKIPVELFLEDINDFLQSAVQTDGSSVELYNIATLNNAKVDLMPDIDCKWYVDYNMEHIDSELNLPIGTLRIPAFLIHDNKKVCSRGVLQKAEEYFKESLFDIFEKYPHVINNIGIDSISDIEEILLTSATELEFWVNTPEDKADLEKLYISQSLKEQYWKRTHGVIRTCLEKSLIELKNIGVNPEMAHKEVGGINSSISIDGKTNHAMEQLEISWKFSSPLQAADSELIVREVIEDIFKSNGLEVTFKAKPIHGVAGSGGHTHVGASAKLKNGKIVNIFAPKDMKEDYLSELGYGALMGILYNYEILNPFVTSTNDGFNRLVPGFEAPVCTVTSLGHSYEVPSRNRSVLVGLIRDINNPKTVRFELRSPNPLSNTYLVLAGCYQTMLDGIKASAKSKLSTKELEKELSKDIGQEGFYLEKDRMYRDENDVFEYYTIEERNKRFSVPPATVYENMQNLEKYKYKLESLKQGDVFTDAIINSFKVGAIKKWSKELSNRIIDDSIDSIRSYVKLHEKENMDALDEVMWNSIDDIKFNVMKDTLTRKSLFTQIKEALESKDFEKASNLQLELKHNMEEIQQLYVKYKKNIY, from the coding sequence ATGAAAAATTTATTATATATTATAGAAAAAGAAAATCATAATGAAAAAGATCTAAAAAGAATATTAAAAGAAAATCCACAGATAAAATTTGTATCACTTATGGGTGTAGATTTAGGTGGAAATGCTACGGATGAAAAAATACCAGTTGAATTATTTTTAGAAGATATAAATGATTTTTTACAATCTGCAGTTCAAACAGATGGATCAAGTGTTGAACTTTATAATATAGCTACTTTAAATAATGCAAAGGTAGACTTAATGCCAGATATAGATTGTAAGTGGTATGTAGACTATAATATGGAACATATTGATAGTGAATTAAATTTACCAATAGGTACTCTTAGAATACCAGCTTTTTTAATACATGATAATAAAAAAGTATGTTCAAGAGGGGTATTACAGAAAGCAGAAGAATATTTTAAAGAATCATTATTTGATATTTTTGAAAAATATCCACATGTTATAAATAATATAGGAATAGATAGTATATCTGATATAGAAGAAATATTATTAACATCAGCAACTGAATTAGAATTTTGGGTAAATACTCCAGAAGATAAAGCTGATTTAGAAAAATTATATATATCACAAAGTTTAAAAGAACAATATTGGAAGAGAACTCATGGAGTAATAAGAACTTGTTTAGAAAAAAGTTTAATAGAACTTAAAAATATAGGAGTAAATCCAGAAATGGCTCATAAGGAAGTAGGGGGAATAAATAGTTCTATAAGTATAGATGGTAAAACTAATCATGCAATGGAGCAATTAGAGATATCATGGAAGTTTTCATCTCCTCTTCAAGCAGCAGATAGTGAATTAATAGTAAGAGAAGTTATAGAAGATATATTTAAATCAAATGGGTTAGAAGTAACATTTAAAGCTAAACCAATACACGGAGTTGCAGGAAGTGGTGGACATACTCATGTTGGGGCTAGTGCTAAGTTAAAAAATGGGAAAATTGTAAATATATTTGCCCCGAAGGATATGAAAGAAGACTATTTAAGTGAATTAGGATATGGTGCACTTATGGGAATACTATATAACTATGAAATACTAAATCCATTTGTAACTTCTACAAATGATGGATTTAATAGATTAGTTCCTGGATTTGAAGCTCCTGTCTGTACAGTTACTTCATTAGGTCATTCTTATGAAGTTCCATCTAGAAATAGATCTGTACTTGTGGGGTTAATAAGAGATATAAATAATCCTAAGACTGTTAGATTTGAATTAAGATCTCCAAATCCACTATCAAATACATATTTAGTTTTAGCTGGATGTTACCAAACTATGTTAGATGGGATAAAAGCTAGTGCAAAAAGTAAGTTATCAACTAAAGAACTTGAAAAAGAGTTAAGTAAAGATATAGGTCAAGAAGGATTCTATTTAGAAAAAGATAGAATGTATAGAGATGAAAATGATGTTTTTGAGTATTATACGATAGAAGAAAGAAATAAAAGATTCTCAGTTCCACCAGCAACAGTATATGAAAACATGCAAAATCTTGAAAAATATAAATATAAGTTAGAGTCGTTAAAACAAGGTGATGTATTTACTGATGCGATAATAAATTCATTTAAGGTTGGAGCTATAAAAAAATGGAGTAAAGAATTGAGTAATAGAATAATCGATGATTCTATAGATAGTATAAGAAGCTATGTTAAATTACATGAAAAAGAAAATATGGATGCTTTAGATGAAGTTATGTGGAATTCTATAGATGATATCAAATTTAACGTAATGAAAGATACTTTAACAAGAAAATCTTTATTCACTCAAATAAAAGAGGCTTTAGAAAGTAAAGATTTTGAAAAAGCATCTAATTTACAACTAGAGTTAAAGCACAATATGGAAGAAATACAACAACTATATGTAAAATATAAAAAAAATATATACTAA
- a CDS encoding exodeoxyribonuclease III, with protein MKFISWNVNGIRACVTKGFLEFFKEVDADIFCLQETKLQAGQIELDLPGYYEYWNYAEKKGYSGTAIFTKKKPINVTYGIGIEEHDKEGRVITIEFEDLYFITVYTPNSQSELKRLDYRMKWEDDFKNYLINLDKIKPVIVCGDLNVAHKEIDLKNPKTNRKNAGFTDEERDKLTTLLDSGFIDTYRYFNPDKEGIYSWWSYRFNARKNNSGWRIDYFLASDKLKDRLVSANIHTEVLGSDHCPVELILK; from the coding sequence ATGAAATTTATATCATGGAATGTAAACGGTATAAGAGCGTGTGTTACTAAAGGATTTTTAGAATTTTTTAAAGAGGTAGATGCAGATATATTCTGCTTACAAGAAACTAAACTTCAAGCTGGTCAAATTGAATTAGATTTGCCAGGATACTATGAATACTGGAATTATGCAGAGAAAAAAGGTTACTCAGGTACTGCTATATTTACAAAGAAAAAGCCTATAAATGTAACTTATGGTATAGGTATAGAAGAACATGATAAAGAAGGTAGAGTAATAACAATAGAGTTTGAAGATTTATATTTTATAACAGTGTATACTCCAAATTCTCAAAGTGAATTAAAGAGGCTTGATTATAGAATGAAGTGGGAAGATGATTTTAAAAATTATTTAATAAATTTAGATAAAATAAAGCCTGTTATAGTTTGTGGAGATTTAAATGTTGCTCATAAAGAAATAGATTTAAAAAACCCTAAAACAAATAGAAAAAATGCTGGTTTTACAGATGAGGAAAGAGATAAATTAACAACACTTTTAGATTCTGGATTCATAGATACATATAGATATTTTAATCCAGATAAAGAGGGAATATATTCTTGGTGGTCATATAGATTTAATGCAAGAAAGAATAATTCGGGATGGAGAATAGATTATTTCTTGGCATCTGATAAATTAAAAGATAGATTAGTAAGTGCTAATATACACACGGAAGTATTGGGATCAGATCACTGTCCAGTTGAACTTATTTTAAAATAA
- a CDS encoding M23 family metallopeptidase produces MNKNIKFIIIFITLALGIFIYQVKDFTIHAVEVENKIDLLIENKENQRKLNLEINELDNKISSLYKEENNTYNKVEVVTVSFIDNTTFSKKNITNLNIESLISEKYELEEELDKYIDEYTKLEKQIESEKLEELRLKNIEYTNGIWPIKSYNEISSPFGERIHPISGKLSFHKGIDIPAPQDTDILACDDGIVLFSGIMNGYGNVIKLKHFDGKITLYAHNNSNLVEEGDIIKTGQVIAKVGTTGNSTGNHLHFETIVNEENINPIEIIK; encoded by the coding sequence ATGAATAAAAATATAAAGTTTATTATAATTTTCATAACTTTAGCTTTAGGAATATTTATATATCAAGTTAAAGACTTTACAATTCATGCTGTTGAGGTAGAAAATAAAATAGACTTACTAATTGAAAATAAGGAGAATCAAAGAAAGTTAAATTTAGAAATAAATGAATTAGATAACAAAATAAGCTCACTATATAAAGAAGAAAATAATACTTATAATAAGGTAGAAGTTGTAACTGTAAGCTTTATTGATAATACTACATTTTCGAAAAAGAATATAACAAATTTAAATATAGAGAGTTTAATATCAGAAAAATATGAACTAGAGGAAGAATTAGATAAATACATAGATGAATATACTAAATTAGAAAAGCAGATAGAATCTGAAAAGTTAGAAGAACTTAGATTAAAGAATATTGAATATACAAATGGAATATGGCCTATTAAGTCTTATAATGAGATAAGCTCTCCATTTGGAGAAAGGATTCATCCGATTTCAGGAAAGTTAAGTTTTCATAAAGGTATAGATATACCAGCGCCTCAAGATACTGATATATTAGCTTGTGATGATGGTATAGTTTTATTTTCAGGTATAATGAATGGATATGGAAATGTAATAAAACTAAAACATTTTGATGGAAAAATAACTTTATATGCACATAATAATTCTAATTTAGTTGAGGAAGGAGATATTATAAAAACTGGTCAGGTTATTGCAAAAGTAGGTACAACTGGAAATTCTACAGGAAATCATCTTCATTTTGAAACTATTGTAAATGAAGAAAATATAAATCCTATAGAAATTATTAAATAG
- a CDS encoding MGDG synthase family glycosyltransferase, which produces MSINNKTVLILTAQFGAGHISAAKAIRDYILDEYGNCNIIIENFIDASVPIMNKPMVKLYENNTKYTPGLYNYYYYFKKSFDPRHDLSHKLYTPKLIEYILEINPDLIISTFPLAAACVYNFKEKYKNIHIPSLTVITDVVDSLEWVYPNTDMYFVPSCEIKNRFVQKGIHPNKIKVTGVPISNIFNVKGKEITPGKYKLLLLGGGRGLFDISESFMYWIDSFLKDYKDILEVTIVTGSNSKLYHNLTEKNPLNNIKVLGFINNMHELLEESDLIITKPGGATLFEAIYTNTPVIVKSPKVGQEIENAKFIIDKGIGLIYNDEKDLESIFYKIIDKEFEPLISFMKENMNEFKKSIHPDKICDYIIEIIK; this is translated from the coding sequence ATGAGTATTAATAATAAAACAGTATTAATTCTTACAGCTCAATTTGGAGCAGGTCATATAAGTGCTGCAAAAGCTATAAGGGATTATATTCTGGATGAATATGGTAATTGCAACATAATTATAGAAAATTTTATAGATGCTAGTGTACCTATTATGAATAAGCCTATGGTAAAGCTTTACGAAAACAATACTAAATATACACCTGGATTATATAATTATTATTATTATTTTAAAAAATCTTTTGATCCTAGACATGATCTATCTCACAAATTATATACACCTAAGCTTATTGAATATATTCTTGAGATTAATCCAGACTTAATTATATCTACATTTCCTCTTGCAGCAGCTTGTGTTTATAACTTTAAAGAAAAGTATAAAAATATACATATTCCCTCATTAACAGTTATAACAGATGTTGTAGATAGCCTAGAGTGGGTTTATCCTAATACAGATATGTACTTTGTACCTTCTTGTGAAATTAAAAATCGATTTGTACAAAAAGGTATACATCCTAATAAGATTAAAGTTACAGGAGTTCCAATTAGTAATATATTTAATGTTAAAGGAAAAGAGATAACTCCTGGAAAATATAAATTATTATTACTAGGTGGTGGAAGAGGTTTATTTGATATAAGTGAATCATTTATGTATTGGATAGATAGTTTCTTAAAAGATTATAAAGATATTTTAGAAGTTACTATAGTTACAGGTAGTAATTCTAAGTTATATCATAATCTTACTGAAAAAAATCCACTTAATAATATTAAAGTTTTAGGTTTTATTAATAATATGCATGAGTTATTAGAAGAAAGCGACTTAATTATAACCAAACCTGGGGGTGCTACTTTATTTGAAGCAATCTATACTAATACTCCAGTTATAGTTAAATCACCTAAAGTAGGTCAAGAAATAGAAAATGCAAAGTTTATAATTGATAAAGGTATTGGATTAATTTATAATGATGAAAAAGATTTAGAAAGTATTTTTTATAAAATAATCGATAAGGAATTTGAACCTTTAATATCTTTTATGAAAGAAAATATGAATGAATTTAAAAAATCTATACATCCAGATAAAATCTGTGATTATATTATTGAAATAATAAAATAA
- a CDS encoding nucleoside recognition domain-containing protein — MENTSNEIKLKDINIDNFFEKTKIAIYSLIGIIVFFIPININNQTKTILHHIAYNLQINYRGFLQICTIVYLIIGVVKSIISSHKNKLTKAYSYLRIFSIFITISIFYNNNSIILLDDNVSLILEETILNLVTVLPLSAIFIAFILDFGLLDIVEAYCHKFMKKTFKLSGKCVLNIIMYIFNDCFCGYFMTNLLYQKGRIRQNEACIIILNFSIASISVINYVSDEFNLNKMNFLILSVFILTLTNIISCRLYPINKKKKSYYIKTNYKETYFKTDKLNKSINKYIENKEDINIFKLIIINLEQSILIIIHLIPNLVLVIYLVDIIMKNIDVIYNLKIIFSNILEVLKFNNIDDISIFIVNGLFNDVIAIESLNKNIEYTSKLLVGIICVLKCTSLSTNIIYLHNTNIPIKKIDFFISYIQRIIVMLLISAMIFYLYNIYTI; from the coding sequence ATGGAAAATACATCGAATGAAATAAAATTAAAAGATATAAATATAGATAATTTTTTTGAAAAAACCAAAATAGCAATATATTCGTTAATAGGAATTATAGTATTTTTCATTCCAATAAATATAAATAATCAAACAAAAACTATATTACATCATATAGCATATAATTTACAAATAAACTATAGAGGATTCTTACAAATTTGTACCATAGTATATCTAATCATTGGAGTAGTCAAATCAATAATATCAAGTCATAAAAATAAATTAACTAAGGCGTACTCATATCTTAGAATCTTTAGTATATTCATAACAATAAGCATATTTTACAATAATAACTCAATAATTTTATTAGATGATAATGTTTCTTTAATTTTAGAAGAAACTATATTAAATTTAGTAACAGTACTACCTTTAAGTGCTATATTTATAGCATTTATATTAGATTTTGGGCTTTTAGATATAGTGGAAGCGTATTGTCATAAATTCATGAAGAAGACATTTAAATTAAGTGGAAAATGTGTATTAAATATAATTATGTATATATTTAATGATTGCTTTTGTGGATATTTCATGACTAACTTATTATATCAAAAAGGAAGAATTAGACAAAATGAAGCTTGCATAATAATATTAAATTTTTCTATAGCATCAATTTCAGTAATTAATTATGTATCAGATGAATTTAATCTAAATAAAATGAATTTTTTAATTTTATCAGTATTTATATTAACTTTAACAAATATTATATCGTGCAGATTATATCCAATAAATAAAAAGAAAAAATCATATTATATAAAAACAAATTATAAAGAAACATATTTTAAAACTGATAAATTAAATAAGTCTATAAACAAGTATATAGAAAATAAAGAAGATATAAATATATTTAAATTAATAATAATAAATTTAGAACAATCAATACTTATAATAATTCATTTAATACCAAATTTAGTTTTAGTAATTTATTTAGTCGATATAATAATGAAAAATATAGATGTAATATATAATTTAAAAATAATTTTTTCTAATATATTAGAAGTTTTAAAGTTTAATAATATAGATGATATAAGTATATTTATAGTAAATGGATTATTTAATGATGTAATAGCGATAGAATCATTAAATAAAAACATAGAATATACTAGTAAATTATTAGTTGGAATAATTTGTGTATTAAAATGTACAAGCTTAAGCACTAATATTATATATTTACACAATACTAATATACCTATAAAAAAAATAGATTTTTTTATTTCATATATACAAAGGATAATAGTGATGTTACTTATATCAGCTATGATATTTTATCTATACAATATATATACTATATAA